A window from Dehalobacter sp. DCA encodes these proteins:
- the tilS gene encoding tRNA lysidine(34) synthetase TilS, which yields MYESLSSEVLPQQIPSQSKVLVAVSGGPDSVALAHVIYRYSCENQDKNISFVITHVNHKVRREADEEAELVKNLAGEWKAGFILHEFDAKRNASACHQSFQEASREWRYARWKEDMEAWGCDLLATAHHLGDQAETVLYRLLRGSGTTGLAGIYPVKDKIIRPLLSVTKEEILEYCKVQNLPYSIDKSNLETDYYRNKIRLELIPELESKYNQRITDALGRTAELLRWDEEYICAQTEALWPRYCLRADHTGVLLSHEAWKEPEAILSRLLRKAASQVSGETRGPAFKFVKLWMQKGQQTGWRQDLQGFKVEVVKQGLFFFNVERESKEYISGKDRIEEFRLFVKLPLALNVWNEITELKVQVGIFDFYPEEQHVLWSTELDRSQMSVQTKPLVCRTRQAGDRIYFKNLGHKAIKKVFQDKDIPAGERDKILFFAFGDLVVWIPGVCRGDSLLPAGPQSPRLYLVAAEV from the coding sequence ATGTATGAAAGCTTGAGCTCGGAGGTATTGCCGCAACAAATTCCGTCTCAGTCCAAGGTGCTTGTAGCTGTTTCGGGAGGACCGGACTCGGTGGCCCTGGCTCATGTCATTTACCGCTATTCGTGCGAAAATCAAGATAAGAATATTTCTTTTGTTATTACGCATGTCAATCATAAGGTCAGGAGAGAAGCCGACGAGGAAGCGGAGCTTGTTAAGAATCTTGCTGGGGAATGGAAAGCAGGATTTATTTTGCATGAATTTGATGCGAAACGTAACGCTTCAGCTTGCCACCAAAGTTTTCAGGAAGCATCAAGGGAATGGCGCTATGCCCGCTGGAAGGAAGACATGGAAGCGTGGGGTTGTGATTTACTGGCCACTGCCCACCATTTGGGAGATCAGGCGGAAACTGTTCTCTACCGTCTCTTAAGAGGAAGCGGAACAACAGGACTCGCAGGCATTTATCCTGTTAAAGACAAAATCATCCGTCCGCTTCTTTCGGTAACAAAAGAAGAAATCCTGGAATACTGCAAAGTTCAAAATCTTCCCTATTCAATTGACAAGAGCAATCTGGAAACGGACTATTACAGGAATAAGATCAGACTCGAGCTAATTCCTGAACTGGAAAGCAAATATAATCAGAGGATTACCGATGCTTTGGGACGAACAGCGGAACTGCTGCGCTGGGACGAAGAATATATTTGTGCCCAGACGGAAGCTTTGTGGCCCAGGTACTGTCTCCGGGCAGATCATACCGGAGTCCTGCTTTCGCACGAAGCCTGGAAAGAACCGGAGGCAATCCTTTCCCGCCTGCTCCGGAAAGCGGCTTCGCAGGTATCGGGAGAAACAAGAGGGCCAGCGTTTAAATTTGTTAAGCTTTGGATGCAAAAGGGGCAACAGACCGGATGGCGTCAGGATCTTCAAGGTTTTAAGGTAGAAGTTGTCAAGCAAGGCCTTTTCTTTTTTAACGTAGAGCGAGAATCAAAAGAGTATATTTCCGGGAAAGATAGAATTGAAGAGTTCCGGCTTTTTGTCAAGTTACCCCTTGCTTTGAACGTTTGGAATGAAATTACGGAGTTAAAAGTACAGGTGGGAATTTTTGATTTCTATCCGGAAGAACAGCATGTTTTGTGGAGTACCGAGCTTGATAGGAGCCAAATGTCTGTTCAGACTAAGCCTTTGGTATGTAGGACGAGACAGGCCGGAGACCGTATTTATTTTAAGAATTTAGGGCATAAAGCAATTAAAAAGGTTTTTCAGGACAAAGATATTCCTGCTGGGGAACGTGATAAGATTCTGTTTTTTGCTTTTGGCGATCTCGTCGTCTGGATCCCAGGTGTATGCAGGGGAGACAGCCTTTTGCCGGCTGGTCCGCAATCTCCCAGACTGTATTTGGTTGCGGCTGAAGTATAA
- the ftsH gene encoding ATP-dependent zinc metalloprotease FtsH encodes MKILKNVAIYLLIILLAVLLIKWANPPEAKDTSLKYNAFKQAIASGGVSDVSVQVNDKYYVYTVTMKDSKIYEVAGPSGDQTLLDQMEKQNINLTFEPPATVPWWVSVLPTLLMFLFIFGLFFYMMQQTQGGGSKVMQFGKSRARLVTDEHKYTFKDVAGADEVKEELEEIVEFLKSPKKFNEIGAKIPKGVLLFGPPGTGKTLLAKAVSGEAGVPFFSISGSDFVEMFVGVGASRVRDLFEQAKKNSPCIVFIDEIDAVGRQRGAGLGGGHDEREQTLNQLLVEMDGFNGNEGVIVIAATNRSDILDPALLRPGRFDRQIVVTLPDIKGREEILMVHVKGKPLASDVNLEVLARRTPGFTGADLANLVNEAALLSARRNEKEVDMKALEDSIERVIAGPEKKSRVISDFEKKLVSYHEAGHALLGEYLPHTDPLHKVSIIPRGRAGGYTLLLPKEDRNYMTKSQLLDQVTMLLGGRVAEALVLHEISTGASNDLERATGIVRKMITELGMSEELGPVTFGHKEEQVFLGRDIARDRNYSESVAQAIDHEVRRIIDESYQKAQDIISEKIEILHAIAQALMVNETLEADSFQDIIAKYDESRIGDPYDTPLSANGDSTENNEPKEESENA; translated from the coding sequence TTGAAAATACTAAAAAATGTCGCGATCTATTTGTTGATTATTCTTCTTGCAGTTTTGCTTATCAAATGGGCAAATCCTCCTGAAGCAAAGGATACCAGTCTAAAATATAATGCTTTTAAGCAGGCTATTGCTTCGGGCGGTGTCAGTGATGTTTCCGTTCAGGTCAATGATAAATACTACGTCTATACCGTTACCATGAAAGACAGCAAGATCTACGAAGTCGCCGGTCCCTCGGGAGATCAAACCCTTCTGGATCAAATGGAAAAACAGAATATCAACCTTACATTTGAGCCTCCGGCCACTGTACCGTGGTGGGTTTCTGTCCTGCCGACCCTCCTGATGTTCCTGTTTATTTTTGGGTTGTTCTTCTACATGATGCAGCAAACCCAAGGCGGCGGAAGCAAGGTAATGCAATTTGGCAAAAGCAGGGCACGGTTGGTAACAGATGAACACAAATATACGTTTAAAGATGTTGCGGGCGCAGATGAAGTTAAGGAAGAATTGGAAGAAATCGTAGAATTTCTGAAATCACCGAAAAAATTTAATGAGATTGGAGCTAAGATTCCGAAAGGGGTACTCCTTTTTGGCCCTCCCGGAACCGGAAAAACTTTGCTGGCGAAAGCCGTTTCCGGAGAAGCCGGAGTTCCGTTCTTCAGCATCAGCGGTTCCGATTTTGTGGAAATGTTTGTTGGCGTTGGAGCTTCAAGGGTAAGGGATCTTTTTGAACAGGCTAAAAAGAATTCCCCCTGTATCGTTTTTATCGATGAAATTGATGCTGTGGGACGTCAGCGCGGTGCCGGCTTGGGCGGCGGCCATGATGAGCGCGAGCAGACCCTAAATCAGCTTCTGGTCGAAATGGACGGATTTAACGGTAACGAAGGTGTCATCGTCATTGCTGCGACCAACCGTTCGGATATCCTGGATCCGGCTCTTCTCCGTCCTGGGCGTTTTGACAGACAGATTGTTGTCACTCTCCCGGATATCAAAGGAAGAGAGGAAATTCTGATGGTCCATGTCAAGGGTAAACCGTTAGCTTCAGATGTTAACCTTGAAGTTTTAGCGCGCAGAACCCCCGGCTTTACAGGGGCTGATCTTGCCAATCTGGTCAATGAAGCTGCTTTGCTTTCAGCCCGGCGTAATGAGAAGGAAGTCGATATGAAGGCGCTGGAAGATTCGATTGAAAGAGTCATTGCCGGTCCGGAAAAGAAAAGCCGGGTGATCAGTGATTTTGAAAAGAAACTGGTTTCTTACCATGAAGCCGGCCATGCGCTTCTGGGAGAATACCTTCCGCATACGGATCCCCTGCATAAGGTTTCGATTATACCAAGAGGCCGGGCAGGAGGCTATACGCTGCTGCTGCCGAAAGAGGACCGCAACTATATGACGAAGTCCCAGCTGCTTGACCAGGTCACCATGCTTTTGGGTGGCAGAGTAGCTGAAGCCCTGGTTTTGCATGAGATCAGTACCGGTGCTTCCAACGACCTGGAACGTGCGACAGGCATCGTAAGAAAAATGATTACCGAACTCGGGATGTCGGAAGAGCTCGGACCGGTAACTTTCGGCCATAAAGAAGAACAGGTTTTCCTGGGACGTGATATTGCGCGTGACCGTAATTACAGTGAATCTGTAGCCCAAGCGATTGATCATGAGGTGCGCCGTATCATTGATGAATCTTATCAGAAGGCGCAGGATATCATTTCAGAGAAAATTGAGATTCTGCATGCGATTGCCCAGGCACTGATGGTCAATGAAACGCTGGAGGCAGACTCTTTCCAGGATATCATTGCCAAATATGATGAGTCACGCATAGGTGATCCTTATGACACGCCTCTGTCCGCAAACGGCGACAGTACGGAAAATAATGAACCAAAAGAAGAAAGTGAAAATGCTTAA
- the ndk gene encoding nucleoside-diphosphate kinase → MERTFLMLKPDAIQRGLVGEVIGRFEKKGFKLIGLKLIQVDRALAEEHYKEHKGKGFFEPTVQYIMSSPVVAMVWEGKNVVAIAREMMGATNPANANPGSIRGAYAMDISRNVIHGSDSVESAEREISLYFKLAEILSYTKAGEEWLSE, encoded by the coding sequence GTGGAAAGAACTTTTCTTATGCTTAAACCGGACGCCATTCAAAGAGGTCTGGTTGGTGAAGTGATTGGCAGATTTGAAAAGAAAGGATTTAAGCTTATTGGCTTAAAGTTGATCCAGGTAGACAGAGCCTTGGCGGAAGAACACTATAAGGAACATAAGGGTAAAGGTTTTTTTGAACCTACCGTTCAGTATATTATGTCCTCGCCGGTTGTGGCGATGGTCTGGGAAGGCAAGAATGTAGTCGCTATAGCTAGAGAAATGATGGGGGCGACCAATCCTGCCAATGCCAACCCTGGTTCTATCAGGGGCGCCTATGCGATGGACATCAGCAGAAACGTCATCCATGGCTCAGATTCTGTGGAAAGTGCCGAGAGGGAAATTTCCTTGTACTTCAAACTGGCAGAAATTCTTAGTTATACTAAAGCCGGTGAAGAGTGGCTTAGCGAGTAA
- a CDS encoding DUF881 domain-containing protein produces the protein MQDKKKMVWMMISVGMLLIGVFLVIVIKSYMADQNASSQEKNLPSLLQLEMENEQLAGENDKLLEELTKYQAGESAAALASEQLEQAKISAGLVSLSGPGIVIALDDSDQKRSTSNGNIGNYYIHEEYLRAIVNALWNGGAEAISINDQRITSNTEIFCSGSYIKINNTRQMPPYNIVAIGNQDNLKSALQFYVWDMLGEYQQQYGITRKLEIPKESVTVPAANQYSYKYAQPVKEG, from the coding sequence ATGCAGGATAAAAAGAAAATGGTATGGATGATGATCAGTGTGGGTATGCTGCTGATCGGTGTTTTTCTTGTAATTGTTATTAAATCCTATATGGCTGATCAAAATGCTTCTTCGCAGGAGAAAAATCTCCCGAGCCTTCTTCAGCTGGAGATGGAGAATGAACAATTGGCCGGAGAAAATGACAAACTGCTGGAAGAATTGACGAAGTATCAGGCGGGGGAAAGCGCTGCGGCCCTGGCTTCCGAGCAGTTGGAGCAGGCGAAGATCAGTGCAGGGCTTGTGTCCCTCAGTGGCCCGGGCATTGTGATCGCTCTGGATGATTCTGATCAGAAGCGAAGCACAAGTAATGGAAACATTGGGAATTATTATATCCATGAGGAATACTTGCGGGCAATCGTCAATGCACTGTGGAATGGCGGAGCTGAGGCTATTTCGATTAATGACCAGCGGATTACTTCTAATACAGAAATATTCTGCAGCGGTTCTTATATTAAGATCAACAACACAAGACAGATGCCACCGTATAACATCGTGGCGATTGGCAATCAGGATAACTTAAAATCGGCTCTTCAGTTTTACGTATGGGACATGCTCGGGGAATATCAGCAACAATACGGCATAACCCGTAAACTGGAAATACCTAAGGAATCTGTCACAGTACCTGCCGCCAATCAGTACAGTTATAAGTATGCACAGCCAGTCAAGGAGGGTTAG
- a CDS encoding DUF881 domain-containing protein, whose translation MINKHVITVATIAAVAIGFLISLQFQAQKEVDSAEKIQQQRVEQTDTVMKTLQDENNSLQEEYNRISTELERYRNQNSENPYLKARLDQLKIADGTIAVTGPGVKMIVKDTGPDTDAVIPLSTDELREIVNVLRLAGAEAISINGQRIVASTSIVISGTATILVNSVPISRIGGTTYEILAIGKQDDLLDYLTNMIAIDLKQFGRKVEITRETVTIPSFKGSYTFEYALEVKKG comes from the coding sequence TTGATAAACAAACATGTCATAACGGTTGCGACGATTGCCGCCGTAGCGATTGGCTTTTTGATTTCCCTTCAATTTCAGGCGCAAAAAGAAGTGGACAGTGCAGAAAAAATCCAGCAGCAAAGAGTTGAGCAGACCGATACGGTGATGAAAACCTTGCAGGATGAAAACAATTCTTTGCAGGAAGAATATAATCGAATATCTACAGAATTGGAAAGATACAGGAACCAAAACAGTGAGAATCCCTATCTTAAGGCAAGACTGGATCAGCTTAAAATCGCTGACGGAACCATCGCTGTTACCGGACCTGGGGTTAAGATGATTGTCAAAGACACCGGTCCGGATACTGATGCAGTTATCCCGCTGAGTACGGATGAGCTGCGCGAGATCGTGAATGTCCTGCGATTGGCAGGAGCAGAAGCGATCAGCATCAATGGTCAGCGGATTGTTGCTTCGACTTCGATAGTTATCAGCGGGACAGCGACAATCCTGGTGAATTCAGTCCCGATCAGCAGGATTGGCGGAACCACGTATGAAATCCTGGCTATTGGCAAACAGGATGATCTACTCGACTATTTGACGAATATGATCGCGATTGACTTGAAACAATTTGGCAGAAAAGTTGAAATAACCCGCGAAACGGTGACAATTCCATCCTTTAAAGGAAGCTATACCTTCGAGTACGCTTTGGAGGTAAAGAAAGGATAA
- the folP gene encoding dihydropteroate synthase, whose translation MKDLKAYNMRWLKIDSLLQAEKALSQVGVDLGVLQHMNGKALTKPIKLENVPAPVALILKQEMLSFGGDAAVHKDLLDSGAPESDVLLLGNYKQLTRLADKLSSMSPECQYLAESLHEMLVYLDIPPAGVIDCRGKILEWGKKTLIMGILNVTPDSFSDGGKFDNIENALKQAEKMVADGADMLDIGGESTRPGYGGVSAEEEWSRLEPVLKALIPVCSVPISIDTQKAAVAAKSLRLGAHIINDIWGLQKDPEMARVIAEYQAPIVIMHNQDHTEYKNMMGEILSFLERSIEMALDCGLTQNQIIVDPGIGFGKTPEQNMEVLSRMEEFKSLGCPLLLGVSRKSVIGRTLNLPVDQRLEPTIALGTLGIVAGADILRVHDVPENKKAALITDLVIRRKRGEDYEGK comes from the coding sequence GTGAAGGATTTGAAGGCGTACAATATGCGATGGCTCAAAATAGATAGCCTACTGCAGGCCGAAAAAGCTCTCAGCCAGGTTGGCGTTGACCTTGGCGTCCTTCAACATATGAATGGCAAGGCTTTGACCAAACCGATCAAGCTGGAGAATGTGCCAGCTCCGGTGGCATTGATTCTGAAACAGGAAATGCTCTCCTTCGGTGGGGATGCAGCTGTCCATAAAGATTTGCTCGACAGTGGAGCACCGGAAAGCGATGTATTACTTCTTGGTAACTATAAGCAGTTAACCAGACTAGCGGATAAACTTAGCTCAATGTCGCCAGAGTGCCAGTATCTTGCCGAGTCCCTCCATGAAATGTTGGTCTATTTAGATATACCTCCGGCCGGCGTGATCGATTGCAGGGGAAAAATTCTTGAGTGGGGAAAAAAGACCCTGATCATGGGAATCCTGAATGTTACACCGGATTCTTTTTCCGACGGCGGAAAATTTGATAACATCGAGAATGCTTTAAAACAGGCCGAAAAAATGGTTGCCGACGGTGCTGATATGCTTGATATTGGCGGAGAGTCCACCCGCCCGGGATATGGGGGCGTCAGTGCCGAAGAAGAGTGGTCCAGACTTGAACCGGTACTTAAAGCACTTATCCCGGTCTGTTCGGTTCCAATATCGATTGATACCCAAAAAGCAGCTGTTGCAGCCAAGTCTTTGCGGTTGGGGGCCCATATCATTAATGATATCTGGGGTTTGCAGAAAGATCCTGAAATGGCCCGCGTTATTGCAGAATATCAAGCTCCGATCGTGATAATGCATAATCAGGATCATACAGAATATAAGAATATGATGGGTGAAATATTGTCATTCCTGGAGCGTAGCATTGAAATGGCTCTAGATTGCGGATTGACGCAGAATCAAATTATTGTCGATCCCGGAATCGGGTTTGGAAAAACACCGGAACAGAATATGGAAGTCTTAAGCCGGATGGAAGAATTTAAATCGCTAGGGTGTCCTCTTCTTCTGGGAGTATCCCGCAAATCCGTGATTGGACGGACCTTGAACCTTCCGGTTGATCAAAGGCTCGAACCGACGATTGCCCTGGGGACGCTCGGAATTGTTGCCGGAGCAGATATTCTGCGTGTGCATGATGTTCCCGAAAACAAAAAGGCTGCGCTTATCACTGACCTGGTGATACGTCGAAAAAGAGGAGAAGATTATGAAGGAAAGTGA
- the folB gene encoding dihydroneopterin aldolase produces the protein MKESDVIHLRGMEFYAYHGVMEEERVLGQRFLIDVDIFLKKPVSMQDNLVETVNYAEVYQVVKNCVLDQRYQLIETLAEKIALEITTGFCCSGVRVEVHKPNAPVSGILKDISVEIIREKKDESIFKFGEQ, from the coding sequence ATGAAGGAAAGTGATGTCATTCACCTGCGTGGTATGGAGTTTTATGCTTACCATGGGGTGATGGAGGAGGAGCGGGTTCTTGGCCAAAGATTTCTGATTGACGTGGACATCTTCCTGAAAAAACCGGTCAGTATGCAGGACAATCTGGTGGAAACTGTCAATTATGCTGAAGTCTATCAAGTAGTCAAAAATTGTGTCCTTGATCAGCGTTATCAGCTGATTGAAACACTTGCCGAAAAAATAGCCTTGGAAATTACAACCGGATTTTGCTGTTCAGGCGTCCGGGTAGAGGTACATAAGCCGAATGCCCCGGTTTCCGGAATTCTTAAGGATATATCCGTAGAAATCATACGGGAGAAAAAAGATGAGAGCATTTTTAAGTTTGGGGAGCAATGA
- the folK gene encoding 2-amino-4-hydroxy-6-hydroxymethyldihydropteridine diphosphokinase, translating to MRAFLSLGSNEGDRKEYLDRALNMLMDTSGIMIQRISSLYETEPWGNVDQSPFLNMAIDIETELDPYELLEVCQQIETSLGRKRLTHWGPRTIDIDILSYQDYVIQTEKLTIPHPFMEQREFVLAPLREIAPDYILQSGRVIGTVQGEGPIKKITKI from the coding sequence ATGAGAGCATTTTTAAGTTTGGGGAGCAATGAAGGAGACCGCAAGGAATATTTGGATCGGGCACTCAATATGCTGATGGATACTTCAGGGATCATGATTCAGCGTATTTCCAGCCTCTATGAGACTGAACCCTGGGGAAATGTTGACCAGTCACCTTTCCTGAATATGGCCATTGACATTGAAACGGAGCTGGATCCTTACGAACTGCTTGAGGTCTGCCAGCAAATTGAAACGTCTCTAGGAAGAAAACGACTGACTCATTGGGGGCCGCGCACCATTGATATCGATATTCTTTCCTATCAGGATTACGTGATTCAGACTGAAAAACTGACAATTCCGCATCCCTTTATGGAACAAAGAGAGTTCGTACTGGCTCCGCTAAGAGAAATAGCACCGGATTATATTCTGCAGTCAGGAAGAGTAATCGGAACTGTTCAAGGCGAAGGACCTATTAAAAAAATTACTAAAATATAG
- a CDS encoding Rossmann-like and DUF2520 domain-containing protein, which produces MSENTIKFGIIGTGVVGTSLAILLEKAGLECIGVHTRGKRSYDHFRRYLPKEQLGLKQLVMESDLIFITTQDCNIEAAAARLSQERDIKPGQIWIHCSGSLPSGVMCQDPVLPVGYLSLHPLQAFANIDTAVSVMKGTYFGIEGSSPEVERQGEKLVMLLGGIPLKINPAKKSLYHAGAVVVSNYLVSLVLLAVKLFEQAGIERKDALAALLPLLAGSCRNIGKLGLPGALTGPIARGDAEVVARHLQSMPEEIRTVYRELGKLALELGLEKKLWDRASYRPEDLNDLEELLNDLGKETKQ; this is translated from the coding sequence TTGTCAGAAAATACGATAAAATTTGGAATCATCGGGACTGGCGTGGTCGGGACATCTCTGGCGATTCTGTTGGAGAAAGCAGGGCTGGAGTGTATCGGAGTCCATACCCGCGGCAAAAGGTCATATGATCATTTTCGGAGATACTTGCCAAAAGAGCAGCTTGGATTGAAGCAGCTTGTGATGGAGTCAGATCTGATTTTTATTACGACTCAGGATTGCAACATTGAAGCAGCAGCAGCCAGACTTTCTCAGGAGAGGGATATTAAACCAGGTCAAATCTGGATCCACTGCTCAGGGTCTTTGCCTTCGGGGGTCATGTGTCAGGATCCTGTACTGCCTGTCGGCTACCTGTCTCTGCATCCACTGCAGGCCTTTGCAAATATTGATACCGCGGTTTCCGTCATGAAGGGAACCTATTTTGGCATAGAAGGCAGCAGTCCGGAGGTTGAGCGCCAAGGGGAGAAACTGGTTATGTTATTAGGCGGAATTCCGCTTAAAATTAATCCGGCGAAAAAAAGCCTTTATCATGCCGGAGCGGTTGTCGTCTCAAACTATCTTGTTTCGCTGGTCCTGCTGGCAGTCAAACTATTTGAGCAGGCCGGAATAGAGCGTAAAGACGCTCTGGCTGCCTTACTTCCGCTGTTAGCCGGATCCTGTCGGAATATTGGCAAACTGGGGCTTCCTGGGGCGCTTACAGGGCCAATCGCCAGGGGAGATGCCGAAGTCGTCGCAAGACATCTACAAAGCATGCCTGAAGAGATAAGGACAGTCTATAGAGAGCTTGGAAAGCTGGCCTTGGAATTAGGATTAGAGAAAAAACTGTGGGATAGGGCATCCTATCGCCCAGAAGATTTAAACGACCTGGAAGAACTTTTGAATGACTTAGGAAAGGAAACAAAGCAATGA